In Paracoccus contaminans, the genomic stretch TGACACGGTATTTCGCATGAAGATCACCGTCACCGACGACCTGGATGCCTGCATGGCGATCCGCATCAAGGTCTTTGTCGAGGAACAGAAGGTTCCGGCCGAACTTGAAGGGGACGAACACGATGCCGACGCCGTTCATCTGCTGGCGACCGCCGCGGATGGCCGGCCGATCGGCACTGCCCGTCTGCTGATCGACGGCGACAAGGCCAAGATCGGGCGCGTTGCGGTGCTCCGCGCGGCGCGCGGGACGGGGGCAGGGGCGGCGCTGATGCGGGCCGCGCTGGACGAGCTGCGTGCCCGCGGCGTGCGCATGGCCGGCCTTGGCGCGCAGACCCATGCCATCGGCTTCTACGAGCGGCTGGGCTTTGCGGCCTATGGGCCTGAATATGACGATGCCGGCATCCCTCACCGCGACATGACGCTGGATCTGCAGGCCTGATCGGTGCCGATGCCGGGCCTTGGGCCGGGCATGGAGAGAGCGCCGCAGACCGGGCGCGGGCCAAAAGGGGCGGAGCGGCGGAGGTGCCATGGCCTGGCACGCGGGCGGCGCCTTGCCCTGGAGGCGCCATGCCGCTGACAAGGCACCTGTGGACAGGCCGCGGCTTTGGCCCTGTATTCGCAGCAAGGGGCAGGGCGGCGCCTGTTCCAGTCGAGGCCGCGCCCCCGAGGCGCGCCCGGAACCCGAGGGCTGCGACGGCGCGCAGCCCTCGGGCCTGTCTTCAGTTCCGCGCCAGCAGATCGGTGATGCGGCGGACGGTGGCGCGACGGTTGGCGCGGACATCCCCTTCGCGTGCGATCTTGGGGAAGGCCTCGCCATAACCCTG encodes the following:
- a CDS encoding GNAT family N-acetyltransferase — its product is MKITVTDDLDACMAIRIKVFVEEQKVPAELEGDEHDADAVHLLATAADGRPIGTARLLIDGDKAKIGRVAVLRAARGTGAGAALMRAALDELRARGVRMAGLGAQTHAIGFYERLGFAAYGPEYDDAGIPHRDMTLDLQA